One window of the Leptospira koniambonensis genome contains the following:
- a CDS encoding Ppx/GppA phosphatase family protein — protein sequence MVRENTLAAIDLGTNSFHMIIVRVRENGTFEAIAREKENVRLGSGLEEGGEIDPPAFRRAIECLKRFKMLADNSKAEIRAVATSAMREASNRAEFQAAALKEAGIKIDVISGYEEARLIYFGVLQGLPVFDKKVLLVDIGGGSTEVLVGYRGDILFSKSFKLGAIRLTEKFLKSETLDSSQIRKCKLYVEETILPFRKIIRDLKPEIIIGSSGTIQATAGIIRAFEGEETEERPLNHYTFQSSEFKRARNMILDADTSKKRSKVPGFDSKRSDIIVGGMLILDELFQLLDLPDMTVSEFALREGIIYDTIRKWEHFQDLEHSKHLDDIRQKSILNLLVSYTRDQEYARHVAKLSLDIFDQLQPVHRLGKEEREYLEASSLLHEVGLFISHSAYHKHSYYLIRNSEAMLGFTWGEIEIIALTARYHRKSAPKSKHREFQRVGPKEQETVEKLSAILRIASACNRNRQGLIETVKCQVRKNQAIFTLVTNQNYDKSLELWACEEQADAFESAYGMVPLFQ from the coding sequence ATGGTCCGGGAAAACACCCTAGCTGCCATTGATCTAGGCACAAACTCCTTTCACATGATTATCGTCCGGGTCCGAGAAAACGGGACCTTTGAAGCTATCGCCAGAGAGAAGGAGAACGTTCGTCTCGGAAGCGGTTTAGAAGAAGGAGGAGAGATCGATCCTCCCGCATTTAGGCGTGCAATTGAGTGTTTAAAGCGTTTTAAGATGCTTGCTGATAACTCTAAAGCAGAGATCAGAGCAGTCGCTACATCTGCAATGAGAGAAGCTTCCAATCGTGCGGAATTCCAGGCAGCCGCCTTAAAAGAAGCAGGCATTAAGATCGATGTGATCAGCGGATATGAAGAAGCCCGACTCATCTATTTTGGGGTCCTACAAGGACTACCTGTATTCGATAAAAAGGTCCTGCTTGTAGATATAGGTGGAGGAAGCACCGAAGTTTTAGTGGGTTATAGAGGGGACATTTTATTCTCCAAAAGTTTCAAATTGGGAGCGATCAGACTCACCGAAAAATTCCTGAAATCAGAAACCCTGGATTCTTCTCAGATACGTAAATGTAAGCTCTATGTAGAAGAGACAATTCTTCCCTTCCGAAAGATCATCCGAGATCTAAAACCGGAAATAATCATAGGTTCATCCGGAACAATCCAGGCAACTGCGGGTATCATTCGAGCATTCGAGGGAGAAGAAACTGAAGAAAGACCTCTGAATCATTATACATTCCAATCTTCCGAGTTTAAAAGAGCAAGGAATATGATCTTAGATGCGGACACTTCTAAAAAGAGAAGTAAGGTCCCTGGATTCGATTCCAAACGTTCTGATATCATCGTAGGTGGAATGTTGATCTTGGATGAATTATTCCAATTATTGGACCTTCCTGATATGACAGTATCTGAGTTCGCACTTAGAGAAGGAATTATCTACGATACAATCCGAAAATGGGAACATTTCCAGGACTTGGAACATTCCAAACACCTGGATGATATTCGTCAAAAGTCCATCTTGAATCTTTTAGTTTCTTACACAAGAGACCAAGAATATGCCCGACATGTAGCTAAACTTTCATTGGATATATTTGATCAACTACAACCGGTGCATAGATTAGGAAAAGAAGAAAGAGAATATTTGGAAGCTTCTTCTTTGCTCCATGAAGTTGGGTTATTCATTTCTCATTCTGCCTATCATAAACATAGTTATTATCTGATCCGAAACTCGGAAGCAATGCTCGGATTTACCTGGGGAGAAATTGAAATCATCGCTCTCACTGCAAGATATCACCGTAAGAGCGCTCCTAAGTCTAAACATAGGGAATTCCAAAGAGTTGGTCCAAAAGAACAAGAGACAGTCGAAAAACTTTCTGCAATTTTAAGGATCGCAAGTGCATGCAATCGAAACAGACAAGGGCTGATCGAAACTGTAAAATGCCAGGTTCGAAAAAATCAGGCAATCTTCACACTGGTAACTAACCAGAACTACGATAAAAGTCTAGAACTTTGGGCCTGCGAAGAACAAGCAGATGCATTCGAGTCTGCTTATGGAATGGTACCTTTATTTCAGTGA
- a CDS encoding rod shape-determining protein, with protein sequence MIFDKLYGLFSNDMGIDLGTANTLVHVKGQGIVLSEPSVVAVHAATGKVLAVGQEAKRMLGRTPGEIVAIRPMKDGVIADFETVEKMIRYFIAKVHNRTTFVKPRIVIGVPSGITEVERRAVRESAEQAGAREIFLIDEALAAAIGANIPINEPAGNMIVDIGGGTTEIAVISLGGMVIAESIRTGGDEFDDAIIKYLRNQYNLVVGERTAEDIKLTIGNAYPEKKTETMEVKGRDAISGLPRTLELESNEIRKALKEPTDEILDGIKRVLERTPPELASDIVERGIVLTGGGCLLRGLETYLSKETGVPVFRAENPLTCVVLGTGKFLDEVKYLKPGIR encoded by the coding sequence ATGATATTCGATAAGCTATACGGATTATTTTCCAACGATATGGGAATCGACCTCGGAACCGCAAACACTCTCGTCCATGTAAAAGGGCAAGGTATCGTTCTTTCCGAGCCTTCCGTAGTAGCGGTCCACGCGGCTACGGGCAAAGTGCTCGCAGTAGGCCAGGAAGCTAAAAGAATGTTGGGACGTACTCCCGGCGAGATCGTAGCAATCCGTCCTATGAAAGACGGGGTGATCGCGGACTTCGAAACAGTCGAAAAAATGATCCGCTACTTCATTGCAAAAGTCCATAATAGAACTACTTTCGTAAAACCTAGGATCGTGATCGGAGTTCCTTCCGGGATCACTGAGGTGGAAAGACGTGCGGTTCGTGAATCCGCAGAACAAGCAGGCGCGCGCGAGATCTTCTTGATCGACGAAGCATTGGCTGCTGCGATCGGTGCAAATATTCCGATCAATGAACCTGCTGGTAATATGATCGTGGATATCGGTGGTGGAACTACTGAGATCGCTGTGATCTCTCTTGGCGGTATGGTTATCGCTGAGTCTATCAGAACTGGTGGCGATGAGTTCGACGATGCAATCATCAAATATTTAAGAAACCAATACAACCTGGTTGTTGGGGAAAGAACTGCAGAAGATATCAAACTTACTATCGGTAACGCTTACCCTGAAAAGAAAACCGAGACCATGGAAGTAAAAGGTAGAGATGCAATTTCCGGATTACCTCGTACTCTTGAATTAGAATCCAATGAGATCCGTAAGGCTCTTAAAGAACCAACCGACGAAATTTTAGACGGGATCAAAAGAGTTCTGGAAAGAACTCCTCCTGAACTTGCTTCGGATATTGTAGAAAGAGGGATCGTTCTTACTGGAGGAGGATGTCTTCTTCGCGGATTAGAAACCTATCTTTCTAAAGAAACCGGTGTGCCTGTGTTCAGAGCCGAAAACCCTCTGACTTGTGTGGTACTTGGAACCGGAAAATTCTTGGACGAAGTTAAGTATCTAAAACCAGGGATCCGTTAA
- the mreC gene encoding rod shape-determining protein MreC: MLWLQVNKSKETVSLLFCVVFSLLSLTFKSNVLVRGIASFQRVGDSVSGSIDGVGSFFKGAYTKLESFEAVRQERDACVAAIDDYKILPQDLERVSRENESLRKELRFNTKQKYSTVKAEVLSVRLNSIYRTIIIDKGSEAGIKPYMPVTARAVNQKGEIIEALVGKVIAVTGGSAVVQPIINSNYNMGVSIPESNLWATLSGNSGRGMEALMNYIDSGIIIDPRIFGDYPMGPSEMIQYTESLSKIGKPVYSSGSSGMFPPGIPVGIITEEGPRNGSFKTAFLKPFVRFDMLESVTILMKLPEKWAETWPEGQNINIENPYFGELNYPKEEREPKAPAPVGNKPAETPKPQKPEGTGSGFSDEETN; this comes from the coding sequence ATGCTTTGGCTTCAAGTTAATAAAAGTAAGGAAACTGTTTCCCTTTTATTCTGCGTTGTATTCTCTCTTCTATCCCTGACTTTTAAAAGTAATGTTTTAGTCAGAGGGATTGCAAGTTTCCAGAGAGTGGGGGACTCCGTTTCTGGTTCGATCGACGGAGTTGGCTCCTTTTTTAAAGGAGCTTATACTAAATTAGAATCTTTTGAAGCGGTTCGTCAGGAAAGAGATGCCTGCGTAGCTGCAATTGATGATTATAAAATTCTTCCCCAAGATCTGGAAAGAGTAAGCAGAGAGAACGAAAGTCTCAGAAAAGAATTACGTTTTAATACTAAACAAAAATATTCTACAGTCAAAGCGGAAGTTCTTTCCGTTCGTTTGAATTCAATTTATCGAACAATCATTATAGACAAAGGTTCAGAAGCAGGGATCAAACCTTATATGCCTGTCACTGCAAGAGCGGTGAACCAAAAAGGTGAAATTATAGAAGCACTCGTCGGAAAGGTGATCGCGGTCACAGGTGGATCAGCAGTGGTCCAACCTATCATCAATTCCAATTATAATATGGGTGTTTCCATTCCCGAAAGTAATCTTTGGGCCACTCTTTCTGGAAACTCCGGAAGAGGAATGGAAGCATTGATGAATTATATAGATAGTGGTATCATCATTGATCCAAGGATTTTCGGAGATTATCCAATGGGTCCAAGTGAGATGATCCAATACACTGAATCTTTAAGTAAGATAGGAAAACCTGTATATAGTTCAGGTTCTTCCGGAATGTTCCCACCAGGAATTCCTGTGGGTATAATTACTGAAGAAGGTCCGCGCAACGGAAGTTTTAAAACTGCATTCTTAAAACCTTTTGTTCGTTTTGATATGTTGGAGTCTGTTACTATCTTAATGAAACTTCCTGAAAAATGGGCGGAGACTTGGCCTGAAGGACAGAATATCAATATCGAAAATCCTTACTTTGGTGAATTAAATTATCCTAAAGAAGAAAGAGAGCCTAAGGCTCCTGCTCCAGTAGGAAACAAACCTGCGGAAACTCCTAAACCTCAAAAACCGGAAGGTACTGGCTCCGGATTTTCAGACGAGGAAACAAACTAA
- the mreD gene encoding rod shape-determining protein MreD — protein sequence MILEYIVIGAGILISHFLNGTNLFEISGFKPDFMVIFVLFFALRRGTMAGIWIGFFGGLLSDSGLGGEIVDNIVTYKIGLHSLTFCIMGYIVGKFARPAYHENQISIMLYSLVVTLVSRIASSLLFSAFFHENLNYSIISTSIFNGAIAPMFFWILGKLYRLEQAEG from the coding sequence ATGATCTTAGAATATATAGTCATTGGTGCCGGGATTTTGATCTCCCACTTCTTGAATGGAACAAATCTATTCGAGATTTCTGGATTTAAGCCAGACTTTATGGTGATCTTCGTTCTATTCTTTGCTCTCCGTAGGGGAACAATGGCTGGGATTTGGATCGGATTTTTTGGCGGATTACTTTCTGATTCAGGATTAGGCGGAGAAATCGTAGATAATATTGTTACCTACAAGATAGGACTTCACTCACTTACATTTTGTATCATGGGTTATATCGTAGGAAAGTTCGCAAGACCTGCCTATCACGAAAATCAGATTTCCATAATGTTGTATTCTCTTGTTGTAACTTTGGTTTCCAGGATTGCTTCTTCTCTTTTATTCTCCGCATTCTTTCATGAAAATCTAAACTATTCCATTATTAGTACCTCTATCTTTAACGGAGCGATCGCTCCTATGTTCTTCTGGATATTGGGAAAATTGTACAGATTGGAGCAGGCGGAAGGCTAA
- the mrdA gene encoding penicillin-binding protein 2, which translates to MLGGGGSSSATEFRLERSFRLRLYMFSGLVAFALIAFVIQLFNLQIVQGTDNSLKAEKFVRKSETIPAARGEMFDRNFLTPETSMALVSNYSSLDAVLNTSLLKYDPTKVKNFLQEFARTLSIPMSYYEEDLLEPKFSKKIKTKKPFVLLEAISKAQQERISVFDNISKYVILVPSPRRIYKMGPALAHVTGYIGKPSKTDLLTREIKSYQWLGKDGLELQYDSRLRGTDGFRIQKRSSEGNIEEERVVEHSTPGNNLVLTIDKDIQLAAYKALKGARGTAIAMRPSTGEILAMASNPSYDPNVLSGKSRSERTAHYKRVDANGGFLNLAIQSKFPPASTYKTLVALAALESGHKVDYTPETSYQCNGSYTLKSTFAGVPDQVFYCWEKGGHGTNDLAHALQKSCSVYFYNLGYKLGSDPILTYSRLFLLDQKSKVDLPGEIAGQVPSPAWKKRIYGTRWFDGDTINLSIGQGFMSVTPLSMTLFYAGLLNRGQIYQPYIVNEIRDPLDNSIINRTDPQRLSDIPIQSSTVEAIKAGLRLVVKNGTAAFVLNKPGLPDIAGKTGTAQTRRRGSSGSNHAWFIGYAPANAPVSEQVVVAVFVEYGVGGAAGAAPVAREMFRAAFPPGSFKRTAEIPETAPAAPENIQ; encoded by the coding sequence ATGTTGGGGGGAGGAGGATCTTCTTCAGCCACAGAGTTTAGACTGGAGCGCAGTTTCAGGCTAAGACTGTATATGTTCTCTGGGCTTGTTGCATTTGCTTTAATAGCATTCGTAATCCAGTTATTCAATCTTCAGATCGTACAAGGAACTGATAACTCTTTAAAGGCGGAGAAGTTCGTTAGAAAAAGTGAAACTATTCCTGCTGCTCGGGGAGAAATGTTCGACAGAAACTTTCTCACTCCTGAAACATCTATGGCACTTGTTTCCAATTATTCCAGTTTGGATGCAGTATTAAACACTTCTTTACTCAAATACGATCCGACTAAGGTTAAAAATTTCCTGCAGGAATTCGCGAGAACTCTTTCGATACCAATGTCTTATTACGAAGAAGACTTGCTTGAGCCTAAATTTTCTAAAAAGATCAAAACCAAAAAGCCATTCGTACTTTTAGAAGCTATTTCCAAGGCCCAGCAGGAACGTATATCAGTTTTTGATAATATATCTAAGTATGTGATCTTGGTTCCTTCTCCTAGAAGGATCTATAAAATGGGTCCTGCACTTGCACATGTTACAGGATATATAGGAAAACCGAGTAAAACGGATCTTCTTACCCGGGAAATAAAATCTTACCAATGGCTTGGAAAAGATGGGCTGGAGCTCCAATACGATTCAAGGCTTCGAGGAACCGACGGATTCCGTATCCAAAAAAGAAGTTCCGAAGGAAATATCGAAGAAGAAAGGGTAGTAGAACATTCTACTCCTGGAAATAACCTTGTACTCACTATAGATAAAGACATTCAACTTGCTGCGTATAAGGCGCTAAAAGGTGCCAGAGGAACTGCGATTGCAATGCGTCCTTCCACTGGGGAAATTTTAGCAATGGCTTCTAATCCGAGCTATGATCCGAATGTCCTCTCTGGAAAAAGTAGATCTGAAAGAACTGCACATTATAAGAGAGTGGATGCAAACGGCGGATTTTTAAATCTTGCGATCCAATCTAAATTTCCACCAGCTTCCACATACAAGACGTTAGTTGCACTTGCTGCTTTAGAAAGTGGGCATAAGGTGGATTATACTCCTGAAACCAGTTACCAATGTAATGGTAGCTACACGCTTAAATCCACATTTGCTGGAGTTCCCGACCAAGTTTTCTATTGTTGGGAGAAGGGAGGGCATGGTACGAATGACCTGGCTCATGCTCTTCAAAAATCATGTTCCGTGTATTTTTATAATCTGGGATATAAATTAGGTTCTGATCCTATCTTGACCTATTCTCGTTTATTCTTATTGGATCAAAAATCCAAAGTGGATCTTCCGGGAGAAATTGCGGGTCAGGTTCCTTCTCCTGCTTGGAAAAAAAGAATTTATGGAACCAGATGGTTTGATGGAGATACGATCAACCTTTCTATCGGACAAGGATTCATGTCGGTTACTCCTCTTTCTATGACATTGTTTTACGCAGGGCTATTGAATAGAGGACAGATCTACCAGCCTTATATAGTCAACGAGATCAGAGATCCATTAGATAATTCTATTATCAATCGTACAGATCCTCAGAGACTAAGCGACATTCCGATCCAATCTTCTACAGTAGAGGCTATTAAAGCTGGGCTTAGATTAGTTGTGAAGAATGGAACAGCTGCATTTGTATTAAACAAACCTGGGCTTCCTGATATAGCAGGGAAAACAGGAACTGCCCAAACAAGAAGAAGAGGATCTTCCGGATCCAACCACGCTTGGTTCATAGGATATGCGCCTGCAAATGCACCTGTCAGCGAACAAGTAGTAGTCGCTGTATTCGTAGAATATGGAGTGGGTGGAGCGGCCGGAGCAGCACCTGTCGCAAGAGAAATGTTTAGAGCTGCTTTCCCTCCTGGAAGTTTCAAAAGAACTGCAGAGATACCTGAAACTGCTCCTGCAGCACCGGAGAATATACAATGA
- the rodA gene encoding rod shape-determining protein RodA: MMSDRSIDRIDYFLVGSVIIVVICSVLTLYSQEYNFDDPSVGLMSHKWFKQFLFFLGGLLIMWFVSRVNYQLIGAYALFVYGFAILLLALTLVKWIGYLPSSRGARSWIKVGPFLLQASEFAKLATVILLGQYLVLKEKEMKKLVVLVIPFGIVLLPMALILLQPDFGTAVSFLPILFTMLFLGGADYFHIGSFITFGGISLVLPMYVEYSKLTLLNDILAFLQRTGKTDLLSVVNRLGGKTWQVLDGKEVAGANLTPKTISALREVFDQVIDLEGSFIFKLLSNQGLLIGVGATLIIFSIIMILLRVARGSKTLRSYYIPLGILGISLISAVVVMKTVPFRENQVIRLTAFLNPDEFKQDAGYQLRASKPAVGSGKLVGKGFLNAEMTEGKIPHVPESSTDFIFASWAEQTGFIGSVFLLFFLFSIPLRGLQISYESKDRFGSLLASGIVAMLFYHMAINIGIVLGLLPVTGIPLSFMSYGGSHLLMSMAAVGIILSIKMRKHAN; the protein is encoded by the coding sequence ATGATGTCGGATCGTTCCATAGACAGGATTGACTACTTTTTAGTAGGCTCGGTCATCATAGTAGTAATCTGCAGCGTTCTTACTTTATATTCTCAAGAATATAATTTTGATGATCCTAGTGTTGGGCTCATGAGCCATAAATGGTTCAAACAGTTTTTGTTCTTTCTCGGTGGACTCTTGATCATGTGGTTCGTGTCTAGGGTCAATTACCAATTGATCGGGGCATACGCGTTATTTGTATATGGGTTTGCTATCTTATTATTAGCGCTCACACTCGTAAAATGGATCGGTTATCTTCCTTCCAGTCGAGGTGCAAGATCTTGGATCAAGGTCGGACCATTTCTTTTACAAGCCTCGGAGTTTGCAAAACTAGCCACTGTGATATTACTTGGTCAGTATCTAGTTTTAAAAGAAAAAGAAATGAAGAAGTTAGTGGTACTAGTCATCCCATTCGGGATCGTACTTCTTCCAATGGCTTTGATACTATTACAACCGGACTTCGGAACTGCAGTTTCCTTCTTGCCGATCTTATTTACAATGTTGTTCTTAGGAGGAGCCGATTATTTTCACATCGGTTCCTTTATCACATTTGGAGGGATCTCACTTGTTCTTCCGATGTATGTAGAATATTCCAAACTTACATTACTAAATGATATTTTGGCATTCTTACAAAGAACAGGGAAAACGGACCTTCTATCCGTAGTGAATAGATTGGGTGGAAAAACCTGGCAGGTCTTAGACGGTAAAGAAGTCGCCGGAGCAAATCTCACGCCCAAAACAATCTCAGCATTGAGAGAAGTATTCGATCAAGTAATCGATTTAGAAGGTAGTTTTATATTTAAGTTACTTTCTAACCAAGGATTACTGATCGGAGTAGGCGCAACACTTATCATATTCAGTATTATAATGATCTTACTCAGGGTTGCTCGAGGAAGTAAAACATTACGTTCTTATTATATTCCTCTCGGGATCTTAGGTATCAGTTTGATCTCCGCAGTAGTTGTAATGAAAACTGTTCCTTTCCGGGAAAACCAGGTGATCCGATTGACTGCATTCTTAAATCCTGATGAATTTAAACAGGATGCTGGATATCAATTAAGAGCTTCCAAACCTGCAGTTGGTTCCGGAAAATTAGTCGGAAAAGGATTTTTGAACGCAGAAATGACGGAAGGAAAAATTCCTCATGTTCCTGAATCTAGTACTGACTTTATATTTGCATCTTGGGCCGAACAAACTGGCTTTATAGGTTCTGTGTTCTTACTCTTCTTTTTATTTTCTATTCCACTTAGAGGATTGCAGATCAGTTACGAAAGTAAGGATAGATTCGGATCCTTGCTCGCGTCAGGGATCGTTGCGATGTTATTCTATCATATGGCGATCAATATAGGGATAGTACTCGGGTTATTGCCAGTGACAGGGATCCCACTTTCCTTCATGAGTTACGGTGGTTCTCACTTACTTATGTCCATGGCAGCGGTCGGGATCATTCTTTCTATCAAGATGAGAAAACACGCAAACTAA
- a CDS encoding DUF1858 domain-containing protein, whose protein sequence is MSEAVKPRFFKEMTVGEAIGLHPEAGLVFSSYHLGGCSHCSINELETIEQVCMGYGVEVDVLLDSLNNLLEDGE, encoded by the coding sequence ATGTCGGAAGCGGTCAAGCCAAGATTTTTTAAAGAAATGACAGTAGGCGAAGCGATCGGTCTTCATCCTGAAGCAGGATTGGTATTTTCAAGTTATCATTTGGGCGGATGCTCTCATTGTTCTATCAACGAACTCGAAACTATCGAGCAAGTTTGTATGGGTTACGGTGTAGAAGTGGATGTTCTACTAGACAGTTTGAATAACCTACTCGAGGACGGAGAGTAA
- a CDS encoding 6-carboxytetrahydropterin synthase — MFFQETGKFYIRIEERFESSHYLYKYFPDGSDEPIHGHSFKVEVYLSGQKNIGEDGISFDFLTSKRKLKELVAELDHILINDHSDFKKTNPTSENMARWFYYGLKDSVAEAKGKVDRIVIHEGPENLAYYEPN, encoded by the coding sequence ATGTTTTTTCAAGAAACCGGCAAATTCTATATTCGTATCGAAGAAAGGTTCGAATCTTCTCATTATCTTTACAAATACTTCCCAGATGGCTCCGATGAGCCAATCCACGGGCATTCCTTTAAGGTAGAAGTTTATCTCTCCGGCCAAAAGAATATTGGAGAAGACGGGATCAGTTTCGACTTTTTAACCTCTAAGCGTAAGCTTAAGGAACTTGTAGCTGAGTTAGACCACATTCTGATCAATGATCATTCTGATTTTAAGAAGACCAATCCAACTTCTGAAAACATGGCGCGTTGGTTTTACTATGGCTTAAAGGACAGTGTAGCTGAGGCGAAAGGTAAAGTAGATCGGATCGTAATCCATGAAGGTCCGGAAAACTTGGCTTATTACGAGCCAAACTAA
- a CDS encoding acetoacetate--CoA ligase: MNQTLWTPSPELIQNSRLTEFQNFAERKIGKKFQNYTELHSWSAEFPEKFWGLLWEFAHVLHSKTYDEVIRAGKTFREAQFFPGAKLNFAQNLLRKKDDTIAIFYRGESGAEKSLTYSELYKNVGALAAYFRSEGVAPGDRIAGLMPNVPDTVLAMLAATSIGAVWTSCSPDFGVKGVLDRFGQIKPKILITTDRYEFKGKSLPLAAIVQEISTSLPDLKKILVSEYPSLGSGDQKNITDGFPKNAIPLGESYKSFLGQDPEFYQTSFDHPVYIMYSSGTTGLPKCMVQGSGVFLNHWKELALHTDLREGDGIFYYTTCGWMMWNWLVSSLSIGATIHLFDGNPFYPDPGVLFRFVSDRKVKVFGVGAKYILSLEKEKYKPSMDLSSVKAVLSTGSPLPGYGFDYVYGSWKKDLRLSSISGGTDLNGCFALGNPNLPVHSGELQSLGLGMAVQIFDDSGKPVQGQKGELVCTKPFPSMPLEFWNDPDGKKYLGAYFDTYSNIWRHGDFAEILPNGGMVVYGRSDATLNPGGVRIGTADLYSLLETISEIADSVVIGQEWKDDVRVILFLKMAPGAVLDPTFESKIKKEIKDKVSPRHVPSKIIQVADIPYTRNMKKVEIAVKKTVQGEVVTNQDALINPESLEYYKNIPQLQTD, translated from the coding sequence ATGAATCAAACCCTTTGGACTCCCAGTCCCGAACTCATTCAAAACTCAAGACTTACTGAATTCCAAAATTTTGCCGAACGAAAGATCGGTAAAAAATTTCAGAATTATACGGAGCTACATTCCTGGTCTGCAGAATTTCCCGAAAAATTTTGGGGACTACTTTGGGAATTTGCGCATGTTCTCCATTCCAAAACTTACGATGAAGTAATCCGGGCTGGAAAAACTTTTAGAGAGGCCCAATTCTTTCCTGGAGCAAAACTGAACTTCGCACAAAACTTACTTCGAAAAAAAGACGATACAATCGCTATCTTTTACAGGGGAGAAAGTGGAGCGGAGAAGAGCCTGACCTATTCTGAACTTTATAAAAATGTAGGAGCACTTGCGGCTTATTTCAGATCGGAAGGTGTGGCACCCGGAGATAGAATCGCGGGACTCATGCCGAATGTTCCTGATACTGTTCTTGCGATGTTAGCAGCTACAAGTATTGGAGCTGTTTGGACATCTTGTTCTCCTGATTTCGGAGTCAAAGGTGTTTTAGATAGATTTGGTCAGATCAAACCTAAAATTTTGATCACCACAGATAGATATGAATTTAAAGGTAAATCACTTCCACTTGCGGCGATTGTCCAGGAGATATCTACTAGTCTTCCTGATCTAAAAAAGATCTTAGTTTCTGAATATCCCAGTTTAGGATCAGGCGATCAGAAGAATATCACTGATGGATTTCCTAAAAATGCAATTCCATTAGGAGAATCTTATAAATCTTTTTTAGGCCAGGACCCTGAATTTTACCAAACATCTTTTGATCATCCTGTTTATATCATGTATTCTTCCGGAACAACAGGACTTCCAAAATGTATGGTCCAAGGCTCCGGAGTTTTTCTAAATCACTGGAAAGAACTCGCACTACATACTGATCTGAGAGAAGGAGATGGGATCTTCTATTATACCACCTGCGGATGGATGATGTGGAACTGGCTTGTAAGTTCTCTTTCTATTGGAGCTACAATACATCTATTTGATGGGAATCCATTCTATCCTGATCCTGGAGTGTTATTCCGTTTTGTTTCCGACCGTAAGGTGAAAGTATTTGGAGTAGGAGCTAAATATATTCTTAGCTTGGAGAAGGAAAAATACAAACCGAGTATGGATCTATCTTCTGTAAAGGCTGTATTATCAACAGGATCTCCTTTGCCGGGATATGGATTTGATTATGTTTACGGATCTTGGAAGAAGGATCTAAGACTTTCCTCTATTTCAGGAGGCACAGACCTGAATGGATGTTTTGCATTAGGAAATCCTAATTTACCCGTTCATTCAGGAGAATTACAATCTTTAGGTCTCGGAATGGCGGTCCAAATTTTTGATGATTCTGGAAAACCAGTCCAAGGACAAAAGGGAGAACTAGTTTGTACAAAACCATTTCCTTCTATGCCATTAGAATTTTGGAATGATCCGGACGGCAAAAAATACCTAGGCGCCTATTTCGACACATATTCTAATATTTGGAGACATGGTGACTTTGCAGAAATTCTTCCTAATGGGGGAATGGTAGTATATGGAAGATCAGATGCTACCTTGAATCCAGGTGGAGTCCGTATTGGAACCGCTGATCTATATAGTTTACTCGAAACCATTTCCGAAATTGCAGATTCGGTGGTGATTGGCCAAGAATGGAAGGATGATGTAAGAGTGATCCTATTCTTAAAGATGGCTCCAGGTGCAGTCTTAGATCCAACATTTGAATCTAAGATCAAAAAGGAAATTAAGGACAAGGTTTCTCCTCGCCACGTTCCATCCAAGATCATTCAAGTTGCAGATATTCCTTATACTCGAAACATGAAGAAGGTAGAGATCGCTGTTAAAAAAACAGTGCAGGGAGAGGTAGTGACAAACCAAGATGCTCTTATCAATCCTGAATCATTAGAATATTATAAAAATATACCACAGTTACAAACAGACTGA